In a single window of the Pseudomonas sp. B21-015 genome:
- a CDS encoding glycine cleavage system protein R codes for MSTPTVREQFLVISALGANPMELTNVLCRASHENRCAVVTSRLTRHGECSALILEISGSWDALARLEGSLPVLAKRHAFTVNVVRSAALENRPQALPYVAYVSSAYRSDIINELCQFFMDHNVELENLTCDTYQAPQTGGTMLNATFTVTLPAGVQISWLRDQFLDFADALNLDALIEPWRPQNPM; via the coding sequence ATGTCCACCCCCACAGTTCGCGAACAATTCCTTGTCATCAGTGCCCTCGGCGCCAACCCCATGGAGCTGACTAACGTCCTGTGCCGCGCCAGCCATGAAAACCGCTGCGCCGTGGTCACCTCTCGCCTGACACGCCATGGCGAATGCAGTGCGCTGATCCTCGAGATCTCCGGCAGCTGGGACGCCCTGGCGCGCCTCGAAGGCAGTCTGCCAGTGCTGGCCAAACGGCACGCCTTCACCGTCAATGTGGTGCGCAGCGCAGCCCTGGAGAATCGTCCTCAGGCCCTGCCGTACGTCGCCTATGTCAGCTCGGCCTATCGCTCGGACATCATCAACGAGCTGTGCCAGTTCTTCATGGACCACAACGTCGAGCTGGAAAACCTGACCTGCGACACCTATCAGGCTCCGCAAACCGGCGGCACCATGCTCAACGCCACGTTTACCGTGACCTTGCCGGCCGGCGTGCAAATCAGCTGGCTGCGTGATCAATTCCTGGATTTCGCCGACGCGCTGAATCTGGATGCCCTGATCGAACCGTGGCGCCCACAAAACCCAATGTAA
- a CDS encoding protein YgfX, giving the protein MSSPSNAFECRWHASRQLLAAYLLAQLFALGSLLLLSIPLWASLLGFVLCVAHGFRALPRHILLTHPQAFCGLRRDADGWQLWNQAMGWQPVQLRPDSLALPLVVVLRFRLRGERRVRAICVPRDSLAADLHRRLRVRLKFSRRRWAAPE; this is encoded by the coding sequence GTGTCCAGCCCAAGTAACGCGTTCGAATGCCGCTGGCATGCCTCACGGCAGTTGCTGGCGGCCTATCTTCTGGCCCAGCTGTTCGCGCTGGGTTCGCTGCTTCTTCTCTCTATACCACTCTGGGCCAGCCTGCTCGGCTTCGTACTGTGCGTGGCTCACGGTTTCCGGGCGTTGCCGCGACACATTCTTCTGACACACCCGCAGGCCTTTTGTGGCTTGCGTCGCGATGCCGATGGCTGGCAGTTGTGGAATCAGGCGATGGGTTGGCAACCCGTGCAGCTACGGCCGGACAGCCTGGCGTTGCCGCTGGTCGTGGTGCTGCGTTTTCGTCTGCGGGGCGAGCGACGGGTCAGGGCGATATGCGTGCCGCGGGATTCGCTGGCGGCGGATTTGCACCGACGCCTGCGGGTTCGGCTTAAGTTCAGTCGGCGTAGGTGGGCGGCACCAGAATAG
- a CDS encoding M48 family metalloprotease: protein MTFLRPTLLTLACLLASPGFADDLPSLGDASSAIVSPQQEYQLGRAWLALLRSQVSQLNDPQLKDYVESSVYRLVETSQVNDRRLEFILINSPQLNAFAAPGGIVGVNGGLFLNAQTEGEYASVLAHELAHLSQRHFARGVEAQQRMQVPMMAALLAGIVIAAAGAGDAGIATIAGTQAAAIQEQRRFSRQNEQEADRIGIMNLEKAGYDPRSMPTMFERLMRQYRFDAKPPEFLLTHPVTESRIADTRNRAEQAKPGGIEDSMRYQLIRARVQLIYEETPGLGAKRFRAQLDENPKNDVARYGLAIAQIKGGQLNEARENLKPLLAKSPNEIIYNLAQVDLDITNNRLPDAQSRVDRMLTQYPGNYPLNQVRVDLLLKQNRAADAEKALENLLKTRPDDPDVWYLVAETRGLSGNIIGLHQARAEYFALVGDYRQAIQQLDFAKRKAGSNFPLSSRIDARQRELMEQERMVKDMMG from the coding sequence ATGACTTTTTTGCGCCCTACCCTGCTGACGCTCGCTTGCCTGCTCGCCTCACCGGGCTTCGCCGACGACTTGCCGTCACTCGGCGACGCCAGTTCTGCCATCGTCTCGCCGCAACAGGAATACCAACTGGGCCGTGCATGGCTGGCGCTGTTGCGCAGCCAGGTGTCGCAGCTCAACGATCCGCAACTCAAGGATTACGTCGAATCCAGCGTCTACCGGCTAGTGGAGACCAGCCAGGTCAATGACCGGCGCCTGGAGTTCATCCTGATCAACAGCCCGCAGCTCAACGCGTTTGCCGCGCCGGGCGGGATCGTCGGCGTAAACGGTGGCTTGTTCCTCAATGCCCAGACCGAAGGTGAATATGCTTCGGTACTGGCCCACGAACTGGCTCACTTGTCGCAGCGTCACTTCGCACGCGGTGTCGAAGCCCAGCAGCGCATGCAGGTGCCGATGATGGCTGCCCTGCTGGCCGGGATCGTGATTGCCGCAGCCGGGGCAGGCGATGCCGGGATCGCGACCATTGCCGGCACTCAAGCGGCGGCGATCCAGGAACAACGACGCTTCTCGCGCCAGAACGAGCAGGAAGCCGACCGTATCGGCATCATGAATCTGGAAAAGGCCGGTTACGATCCGCGCTCGATGCCGACCATGTTCGAACGGCTGATGCGCCAGTACCGCTTCGATGCCAAACCGCCGGAATTCCTGCTGACTCACCCGGTGACCGAATCGCGGATCGCCGACACCCGCAACCGTGCCGAACAGGCCAAACCGGGCGGTATCGAAGACAGCATGCGTTATCAGCTGATTCGGGCGCGCGTACAGCTGATCTACGAAGAAACCCCAGGCCTGGGCGCCAAGCGCTTCCGAGCCCAACTGGATGAAAACCCGAAAAACGACGTCGCGCGCTATGGCCTGGCGATCGCCCAGATCAAGGGCGGCCAGCTGAATGAGGCTCGCGAGAACCTCAAGCCGCTACTGGCCAAATCGCCTAACGAGATCATCTATAACCTGGCGCAGGTCGATCTGGACATTACCAATAATCGCCTGCCCGATGCTCAGTCACGGGTCGACCGGATGCTCACTCAGTATCCAGGCAACTACCCGCTGAATCAGGTGCGTGTCGACCTGTTGCTCAAGCAGAATCGAGCGGCCGATGCGGAAAAAGCACTGGAAAACCTGCTCAAGACCCGTCCCGACGATCCGGACGTCTGGTACCTGGTAGCCGAGACTCGCGGCCTGTCGGGCAACATCATTGGCCTGCATCAGGCTCGCGCGGAGTACTTTGCATTGGTCGGCGACTATCGCCAGGCGATCCAGCAACTGGACTTCGCCAAGCGCAAGGCTGGCAGCAACTTCCCGCTGTCATCGCGGATCGACGCACGGCAACGTGAGTTGATGGAGCAGGAACGCATGGTCAAGGACATGATGGGCTGA
- a CDS encoding sigma-E factor negative regulatory protein, producing MSREALQESLSAVMDNEADELELRRVLNAFDDVETRETWARYQIARAVMHKDLLLPRLDIAAAVSAALADEAVPAKASRGPWRSLGRLAVAASVTIAVLAGVRLYNQDEIAGVELAQQSSQPGLATPQVKGPAVLAGYNESSEATGPMANGVLQGQPGWHDQRLPGYLRQHAQQAALKGTESALPYARAASLENR from the coding sequence ATGAGTCGTGAAGCCCTGCAGGAATCGCTGTCCGCAGTGATGGATAACGAAGCGGACGAATTGGAATTGCGTCGGGTATTGAATGCCTTTGACGATGTTGAAACTCGCGAAACCTGGGCTCGTTACCAGATCGCTCGGGCAGTCATGCACAAGGACCTGCTGCTTCCTCGTCTGGACATCGCTGCGGCAGTCTCTGCTGCGCTGGCTGACGAAGCCGTACCGGCAAAAGCCTCTCGCGGTCCATGGCGCAGCCTGGGTCGTCTGGCAGTCGCTGCTTCGGTGACCATTGCTGTGCTGGCGGGTGTTCGTCTGTACAACCAGGACGAGATCGCTGGTGTCGAACTGGCTCAGCAATCCAGCCAGCCGGGTCTGGCCACTCCTCAGGTCAAGGGTCCCGCTGTATTGGCAGGCTACAATGAGAGTTCGGAAGCCACTGGCCCTATGGCCAACGGCGTATTGCAAGGTCAGCCAGGCTGGCACGATCAGCGTCTGCCAGGTTACTTGCGCCAACATGCTCAACAGGCTGCACTGAAAGGTACTGAGAGCGCTCTGCCTTACGCTCGAGCAGCAAGCCTGGAAAACCGTTAA
- a CDS encoding succinate dehydrogenase assembly factor 2 gives MVEDVELNRLYWHSRRGMLELDVLLVPFVKEVYPHLNEVDRACYVRLLECEDQDMFGWFMERAESEDPELQRMVRMILDRVQPK, from the coding sequence ATGGTCGAAGATGTTGAACTGAATCGCCTCTACTGGCACAGCCGCCGCGGCATGCTTGAGCTTGACGTGTTGCTGGTGCCGTTTGTGAAAGAGGTCTACCCGCACCTCAACGAGGTTGATCGCGCGTGCTACGTCAGGCTGCTCGAGTGCGAGGATCAGGACATGTTCGGCTGGTTCATGGAGCGCGCCGAATCGGAAGATCCGGAGCTTCAGCGCATGGTTCGCATGATCCTGGATCGTGTCCAGCCCAAGTAA
- a CDS encoding sulfurtransferase TusA family protein, translated as MTDAVTHDAELDASGLNCPLPLLKAKLELNRLASGAVLKVIATDAGSQRDFRTFARLAGHTLLREEDEAGVYRYWLKKA; from the coding sequence ATGACTGACGCTGTAACCCACGACGCCGAACTGGACGCCAGCGGTCTGAATTGTCCGTTGCCGTTGCTCAAGGCCAAACTGGAGCTCAATCGACTGGCTAGCGGTGCGGTGCTCAAGGTGATCGCCACCGATGCAGGCTCTCAGCGCGACTTTCGCACCTTTGCCCGATTGGCTGGTCATACGCTGCTTCGTGAAGAAGATGAGGCGGGTGTTTACCGCTATTGGTTGAAAAAAGCCTGA
- a CDS encoding folate-binding protein YgfZ, translating to MADSAFFCTLSHEGVLAVRGADAGKFLQGQLTCNLNYLSDTQASLGARCTQKGRMQSSFRILLEGDGVLMAMASELLEPQLADLKKYAVFSKSKLTDESAHWVRFGLEHGDAALASLGLVLPADTDSVVRNDGLIALRVSPERAELWVGSDQADTVKGKLSALLAESDLNQWLLGQIRAGIGQVMPSTRELFIPQMLNLQAVGGVSFKKGCYTGQEIVARMQYLGKLKRRLYRLQLEVGELPEPGTPLFSPTHGSSIGEVVLAARAGQNIELLAVLQAEAVEDDNLHLGALEGPGLQLLDLPYQLDRDREIQR from the coding sequence ATGGCCGATTCTGCTTTTTTCTGCACCCTGTCTCACGAAGGCGTTCTCGCGGTACGCGGCGCGGATGCCGGCAAATTTCTGCAAGGCCAATTGACTTGCAACCTTAATTACCTGAGCGACACCCAGGCCAGCCTTGGCGCGCGCTGCACGCAGAAAGGCCGGATGCAGTCGAGTTTCCGGATTCTGCTGGAAGGCGACGGTGTGCTGATGGCGATGGCCAGCGAACTGCTGGAGCCGCAACTGGCGGACCTGAAAAAGTACGCGGTGTTCTCCAAATCGAAACTGACCGATGAAAGTGCCCACTGGGTTCGTTTTGGTCTTGAGCATGGCGATGCAGCACTGGCCAGTCTGGGCCTGGTGCTGCCGGCCGACACCGACAGCGTCGTGCGTAATGACGGCCTGATCGCCCTTCGCGTCTCGCCTGAGCGCGCAGAACTCTGGGTTGGCTCCGATCAAGCCGACACCGTCAAGGGCAAGCTGTCCGCCCTGTTAGCCGAAAGCGATCTGAACCAATGGCTGCTGGGCCAGATCCGCGCCGGGATCGGTCAGGTCATGCCGAGTACCCGCGAGCTGTTCATCCCGCAGATGCTCAATCTGCAAGCCGTCGGTGGCGTGAGCTTCAAGAAGGGTTGTTATACCGGCCAGGAAATCGTTGCGCGCATGCAGTATCTGGGCAAACTCAAGCGTCGCCTGTATCGCCTGCAACTGGAGGTCGGTGAATTGCCGGAACCCGGCACCCCACTGTTCTCCCCCACTCATGGCAGTTCGATCGGTGAAGTGGTGCTGGCCGCCCGCGCCGGGCAAAACATTGAGCTCCTGGCCGTGCTCCAAGCCGAAGCCGTAGAAGATGACAACCTGCACCTTGGCGCACTTGAAGGTCCGGGCCTGCAACTGCTCGACCTGCCTTACCAACTGGATCGTGATCGCGAAATCCAGCGTTAA
- a CDS encoding MucB/RseB C-terminal domain-containing protein: MRAIPLLALLLSGWFVVPAHADEAQDWLKRLGQAEQTQSFHGTFVYERNGSFSTHNIWHRVQDGKVQERLLQLDGSAQEVVRIDGHTQCVSGTLIAGLGDSPNSAARALDPQKLKNWYDLAVIGKSRVAGRASVIVSLTPRDQHRYGFELHLDKETGLPLKSLLLNDKGQLLERFQFTRLDTAEVPSDSDLQAGSDCKPITLDSDKASAVKTAQVWHSDWLPPGFELTSSTSHKDPDTKVQVNSLMFDDGLARFSVFLEPLNGATVTDTRTQLGPTVAVSRRLTTPQGEIMVTVVGEIPIGTAERIALSMRNDAAATSKQ, translated from the coding sequence ATGCGCGCCATACCTCTACTTGCGCTTCTGCTCAGTGGCTGGTTTGTTGTTCCAGCCCACGCCGATGAAGCCCAGGACTGGCTGAAGCGTCTGGGACAGGCCGAGCAAACGCAGAGCTTTCACGGTACTTTCGTCTACGAGCGTAACGGTAGTTTTTCTACCCATAACATCTGGCACCGCGTCCAGGATGGCAAAGTCCAAGAGCGTTTACTCCAGCTCGACGGCTCGGCTCAGGAAGTCGTGCGCATTGATGGGCATACTCAATGTGTCAGCGGCACCTTGATAGCAGGGCTGGGGGACTCACCCAACTCCGCCGCTCGTGCACTCGATCCACAAAAGCTGAAGAATTGGTATGACCTTGCCGTCATCGGCAAGTCGCGTGTGGCCGGGCGTGCCTCGGTGATCGTGTCGTTGACGCCACGCGATCAGCACCGCTACGGTTTTGAGCTGCATCTGGACAAGGAAACCGGCTTGCCGTTGAAGTCATTGTTGCTCAATGACAAAGGGCAACTGCTGGAGCGATTCCAGTTCACCCGACTGGATACTGCCGAGGTACCTTCCGACAGCGATTTGCAGGCAGGTTCTGATTGCAAACCCATTACCCTCGACAGTGACAAGGCTTCCGCCGTCAAAACCGCGCAGGTCTGGCATTCGGACTGGTTGCCGCCAGGTTTCGAGCTGACCAGCAGTACCTCGCACAAGGACCCGGATACCAAAGTCCAGGTCAACAGTCTGATGTTCGACGACGGTCTGGCCCGATTCTCGGTGTTCCTTGAGCCGTTGAATGGCGCAACAGTCACCGACACACGTACCCAGCTGGGGCCGACAGTCGCTGTCTCCCGCCGCTTGACCACCCCGCAAGGCGAGATAATGGTGACCGTGGTCGGTGAAATACCGATTGGCACCGCCGAACGAATTGCGCTGTCCATGCGCAACGATGCCGCGGCTACCAGCAAGCAGTGA
- a CDS encoding peroxiredoxin, translating to MAVAIDQPVADFEAPATSGQNVSLAGLKGKQVVIYFYPKDSTPGCTTQGQGFRDQLDAFKAANTEVFGVSRDSLKSHENFKAKQAFTFELISDKEEALCQQFDVIKLKKLYGKEYMGVDRSTFLIDKDGVLRQEWRGVKVPGHVDAVLAAAQALNKA from the coding sequence ATGGCCGTTGCCATCGACCAACCGGTTGCCGACTTCGAAGCCCCCGCCACCAGCGGGCAGAACGTCAGCCTCGCGGGCCTTAAAGGCAAGCAAGTGGTGATTTACTTCTATCCGAAGGACAGCACGCCAGGTTGCACCACTCAGGGTCAGGGCTTTCGCGATCAGCTTGATGCTTTTAAAGCCGCCAACACTGAAGTCTTCGGCGTATCCCGCGACAGCCTCAAATCCCACGAAAACTTCAAGGCCAAGCAGGCGTTCACCTTCGAGTTGATCAGCGACAAGGAAGAAGCGCTCTGCCAGCAGTTCGACGTGATCAAGCTGAAAAAGCTCTATGGCAAAGAATATATGGGCGTTGATCGCAGCACGTTCCTGATCGACAAGGACGGTGTGTTGCGTCAGGAATGGCGCGGTGTGAAGGTGCCGGGCCATGTGGATGCGGTATTGGCTGCAGCTCAGGCGCTGAACAAGGCCTGA
- the nadB gene encoding L-aspartate oxidase: MSQQFQHDVLVIGSGAAGLSLALTLPGHLRIAVLSKGDLANGSTFWAQGGVAAVLDDTDTVESHVDDTLNAGGGLCHEDAVRFTVEHSREAIQWLIDQGVPFTRDEQSGTEDGGFEFHLTREGGHSHRRIIHAADATGAAIFRTLLDQAKQRPNIELLEQRVAIDLITEKRLGLEGDRCLGAYVLNRGTGEVDTYGARFVILASGGAAKVYLYTSNPDGACGDGIAMAWRSGCRVANLEFNQFHPTCLYHPQAKSFLITEALRGEGGHLKLPNGERFMPRFDPRAELAPRDIVARAIDHEMKRLGIDCVYLDISHKPEDFIKTHFPTVYERCLEFSIDITKQPIPVVPAAHYTCGGVMVDQRGRTDVPGLYAIGETSFTGLHGANRMASNSLLECFVYARSAAADILEQLPEVSIPTALPVWDASQVTDSDEDVIIAHNWDELRRFMWDYVGIVRTNKRLQRAQHRVRLLLDEIDEFYSNYKVSRDLIELRNLAQVAELMIQSAMERKESRGLHYTLDYPNMLPVALDTILVPPTYAD, translated from the coding sequence ATGAGCCAACAGTTTCAACACGATGTTCTGGTAATTGGCAGCGGTGCTGCCGGCTTGAGCCTTGCGCTGACCTTGCCCGGTCATTTGCGCATCGCCGTATTGAGCAAAGGCGACCTCGCCAATGGCTCGACTTTCTGGGCCCAGGGCGGTGTCGCCGCCGTTCTGGATGACACCGATACTGTCGAATCCCACGTCGATGACACCCTCAACGCCGGCGGCGGTCTGTGCCATGAAGACGCCGTGCGCTTTACCGTCGAACACAGCAGAGAGGCCATTCAATGGCTGATCGATCAAGGCGTGCCCTTTACCCGCGATGAACAGTCCGGCACCGAAGACGGTGGTTTCGAGTTTCACCTGACCCGCGAAGGCGGTCACAGTCATCGGCGCATCATCCACGCCGCCGATGCGACGGGCGCGGCGATCTTCAGAACCCTGCTCGACCAGGCCAAACAGCGTCCCAACATCGAATTGCTGGAACAGCGGGTCGCCATCGACCTGATCACCGAAAAGCGCTTGGGCCTTGAAGGCGACCGTTGCCTCGGCGCTTATGTGCTCAACCGCGGAACCGGTGAAGTCGACACCTACGGCGCGCGCTTCGTGATCCTTGCATCGGGCGGCGCGGCAAAGGTCTACCTCTATACCAGCAACCCCGACGGCGCCTGTGGTGATGGCATCGCCATGGCCTGGCGTTCGGGCTGCCGGGTAGCAAACCTGGAGTTCAATCAGTTCCACCCGACCTGCTTGTATCATCCGCAAGCCAAGAGTTTCCTGATCACCGAAGCCTTGCGCGGCGAAGGCGGCCACCTGAAACTGCCCAATGGCGAACGCTTCATGCCGCGCTTCGACCCACGAGCCGAGCTGGCACCACGGGACATCGTCGCCCGTGCTATCGACCATGAGATGAAGCGCCTGGGTATCGACTGTGTCTACCTGGACATCAGTCACAAGCCTGAAGACTTCATCAAGACGCACTTCCCGACGGTCTATGAACGCTGCCTGGAATTCTCCATCGATATCACCAAGCAGCCGATCCCGGTGGTACCCGCGGCGCACTACACCTGCGGCGGCGTGATGGTCGATCAGCGGGGCCGCACCGACGTGCCGGGCCTGTATGCAATTGGCGAAACCAGCTTCACCGGCCTGCACGGTGCCAACCGCATGGCCAGCAACTCACTGCTGGAATGCTTCGTTTACGCCCGTTCGGCTGCAGCGGACATTCTTGAGCAGTTGCCAGAGGTGTCGATTCCGACCGCCCTGCCCGTGTGGGATGCGAGCCAGGTCACCGATTCCGATGAAGACGTGATCATTGCGCACAACTGGGACGAATTGCGGCGATTCATGTGGGACTACGTTGGCATCGTGCGCACCAACAAGCGCTTGCAACGAGCCCAGCACCGGGTGCGTCTGTTGCTGGACGAAATCGACGAGTTCTACAGCAACTATAAGGTCAGTCGGGATTTGATCGAATTGCGTAACCTGGCCCAAGTGGCCGAGCTGATGATCCAGTCAGCCATGGAGCGCAAGGAAAGTCGCGGCCTGCATTACACCCTCGACTACCCGAACATGCTACCGGTCGCCCTGGACACTATTCTGGTGCCGCCCACCTACGCCGACTGA
- a CDS encoding AI-2E family transporter, translating into MFKVLRDWIQRYFSDEEAVVLAVLLFLAFTAVLTLGGMLAPVLAGMVLAYLMQGLVVTLERLRVPGGVAVGLVFALFMGLLLVFIIVVVPLLWHQLITLFNELPGMLAKWQSLLLLLPERYPHLVSDEQVLQAIEVARGEIGKFGQWALTFSLSSLPLLVNIMIYLVLVPILVFFFLKDREMIGQWVRGYLPRERALITRVAQEMNRQIANYIRGKVIEIFICGGVTYIGFVVLGLNYAALLALLVGVSVVVPYVGAVVVTVPVMLIALFQWGWSDQFIYLMAVYGIIQTLDGNVLVPLLFSEAVNLHPVAIICAVLLFGGLWGFWGVFFAIPLATLFKAVLDAWPRKEPVVSPLL; encoded by the coding sequence ATGTTCAAAGTGTTACGCGACTGGATTCAGCGCTACTTCTCGGATGAGGAGGCCGTGGTGCTGGCGGTGCTGCTGTTTCTGGCATTTACCGCCGTACTCACCTTGGGTGGAATGCTCGCGCCGGTACTGGCCGGGATGGTCCTGGCGTATCTGATGCAAGGGTTGGTGGTGACTCTCGAGCGCCTGCGCGTACCGGGTGGCGTGGCGGTGGGGCTGGTCTTCGCGTTGTTCATGGGGCTGTTGCTGGTATTCATCATCGTCGTAGTGCCACTACTCTGGCATCAACTGATCACGCTGTTCAACGAATTGCCCGGCATGCTCGCCAAGTGGCAGTCGTTGCTGTTGCTGCTGCCCGAGCGTTATCCCCATCTGGTGTCGGACGAGCAGGTGTTGCAGGCGATCGAAGTGGCGCGGGGCGAGATCGGCAAGTTCGGCCAGTGGGCGCTGACGTTTTCACTGTCGAGCCTGCCGCTGCTGGTGAACATCATGATTTATCTGGTGCTGGTGCCAATCCTGGTGTTCTTCTTTCTCAAGGACCGGGAAATGATCGGCCAGTGGGTGCGCGGTTATCTGCCGCGGGAGCGGGCGCTGATCACCCGGGTAGCCCAGGAAATGAACCGACAGATCGCCAATTACATTCGCGGCAAGGTCATCGAGATTTTCATTTGCGGTGGCGTGACCTATATCGGTTTCGTTGTTCTGGGCCTCAACTACGCGGCACTGCTGGCATTACTGGTGGGCGTGTCGGTGGTGGTGCCTTACGTCGGCGCAGTGGTGGTGACCGTGCCGGTCATGCTGATTGCGCTGTTCCAGTGGGGCTGGAGCGATCAGTTCATCTATTTGATGGCGGTCTACGGGATCATCCAGACGCTGGATGGCAACGTGCTGGTGCCGCTGCTGTTCTCGGAGGCGGTCAATCTGCATCCGGTGGCGATCATCTGCGCGGTGCTGCTGTTTGGCGGGTTGTGGGGCTTCTGGGGAGTGTTTTTTGCGATTCCGCTAGCAACCCTGTTCAAGGCTGTGCTGGACGCCTGGCCGCGCAAAGAGCCGGTGGTGTCGCCGCTGCTTTAA
- the rpoE gene encoding RNA polymerase sigma factor RpoE — protein MLTQEEDQQLVERVQRGDKRAFDLLVLKYQHKILGLIVRFVHDTHEAQDVAQEAFIKAYRALGNFRGDSAFYTWLYRIAINTAKNYLVSRGRRPPDSDVSSEDAEFYDGDHGLKDLESPERALLRDEIEGTVHRTIQQLPEDLRTALTLREFDGLSYEDIASVMQCPVGTVRSRIFRAREAIDKALQPLLQEN, from the coding sequence ATGCTAACCCAGGAAGAGGATCAGCAGCTGGTCGAGCGTGTTCAACGCGGCGACAAGCGAGCTTTCGATCTGCTAGTGCTGAAATATCAGCACAAAATTCTCGGGTTGATCGTGCGTTTCGTGCACGACACCCATGAAGCCCAGGATGTAGCACAGGAAGCCTTTATCAAGGCATACCGTGCACTTGGTAATTTTCGCGGAGACAGCGCGTTTTATACGTGGCTTTACCGCATCGCCATCAACACGGCGAAAAACTATCTGGTTTCACGCGGCCGTCGGCCGCCGGATAGCGATGTCAGTTCCGAGGATGCAGAGTTCTACGATGGCGATCATGGCCTCAAGGATCTCGAGTCGCCAGAACGTGCATTGCTGCGGGATGAGATCGAAGGCACCGTCCATCGAACCATTCAGCAACTGCCAGAAGATTTGCGTACGGCTTTAACTTTACGTGAATTCGATGGTCTGAGTTACGAGGACATTGCCAGCGTCATGCAGTGTCCGGTGGGTACCGTGCGCTCCCGGATTTTCCGCGCCCGGGAGGCCATCGATAAAGCCCTGCAGCCGTTGTTGCAGGAAAACTGA
- a CDS encoding DegQ family serine endoprotease, producing MSIPRLKSYLSIFATVLVLGQAVAAQAVELPDFTQLVEQASPAVVNISTTQKLPDRKVSSEQMPDLEGLPPMLREFFERGMPQPRSPRGDRQREAQSLGSGFIISSDGYILTNNHVIADADEILVRLADRSELKAKLIGTDPRSDVALLKIEGKDLPVLKLGKSQDLKAGQWVVAIGSPFGFDHTVTQGIVSAIGRSLPNENYVPFIQTDVPINPGNSGGPLFNLAGEVVGINSQIYTRSGGFMGVSFAIPIDVAMDVSNQLKSGGKVSRGWLGVVIQEVNKDLAESFGLEKPAGALVAQIQDDGPAAKGGLQVGDVILSMNGQPIVMSADLPHLVGALKAGSKANLEVIREGKRKNVELTVGAIPEEGKELDALPKSSVERSSNRLGVSVVELTDEQKKTYDLKGGVVIKEVQDGPAALIGLQPGDVITHLNNQAIGSAKEFTEIAKALPKNRSVSMRVLRQGRASFITFKLAE from the coding sequence ATGTCGATACCACGCTTGAAGTCTTACCTCTCCATTTTTGCCACCGTGCTGGTGCTCGGTCAGGCGGTTGCTGCGCAAGCGGTCGAATTGCCTGACTTCACACAACTGGTCGAGCAGGCCTCGCCCGCGGTGGTGAACATCAGTACCACGCAGAAGCTGCCGGACCGCAAGGTGTCCAGCGAGCAAATGCCTGACCTTGAAGGCTTGCCGCCGATGCTGCGCGAGTTCTTCGAACGTGGCATGCCGCAGCCGCGCTCACCTCGTGGCGATCGCCAGCGTGAAGCGCAGTCCCTGGGTTCGGGTTTCATCATTTCGTCTGACGGCTACATCCTGACCAACAACCATGTGATCGCCGATGCCGACGAGATTCTCGTGCGCCTCGCCGATCGCAGTGAGTTGAAAGCCAAGCTGATCGGTACCGATCCGCGTTCCGACGTCGCCTTGCTGAAAATCGAAGGCAAGGACCTGCCGGTCCTGAAACTCGGTAAATCGCAGGACCTGAAAGCCGGTCAGTGGGTCGTGGCCATCGGCTCGCCGTTCGGCTTTGACCACACTGTGACTCAAGGCATCGTCAGCGCCATCGGTCGCAGCCTGCCGAACGAAAACTATGTGCCGTTCATCCAGACCGACGTGCCGATCAACCCGGGCAACTCCGGTGGTCCGCTGTTCAACCTGGCGGGTGAAGTGGTCGGCATCAACTCGCAGATCTACACCCGCTCTGGCGGCTTCATGGGCGTGTCGTTCGCGATCCCTATCGATGTGGCAATGGACGTTTCCAATCAGCTGAAAAGCGGCGGCAAGGTCAGCCGTGGTTGGTTGGGCGTCGTGATCCAGGAAGTGAACAAGGATCTGGCCGAGTCGTTCGGTCTCGAGAAACCGGCCGGTGCGCTGGTGGCTCAGATCCAGGATGACGGTCCGGCTGCCAAGGGTGGCCTGCAAGTGGGCGATGTGATCCTGAGCATGAACGGTCAACCGATCGTCATGTCCGCCGATCTGCCGCACTTGGTGGGGGCGCTGAAGGCAGGTTCGAAAGCCAATCTTGAAGTGATCCGCGAAGGCAAGCGCAAGAATGTCGAGCTGACCGTCGGCGCTATCCCTGAAGAAGGCAAAGAGCTGGACGCCCTGCCTAAATCCAGCGTCGAGCGCAGCAGCAATCGCCTGGGTGTATCCGTGGTCGAGTTGACCGATGAGCAGAAGAAAACCTACGACCTGAAAGGCGGTGTGGTGATCAAGGAGGTCCAGGACGGTCCTGCTGCCCTGATCGGCTTGCAGCCGGGCGATGTGATCACTCACCTGAACAACCAGGCGATCGGCTCCGCCAAGGAGTTCACGGAGATTGCCAAGGCGCTGCCGAAAAACCGATCGGTGTCGATGCGGGTTCTGCGTCAAGGTCGCGCCAGCTTCATCACCTTCAAACTGGCTGAATAA